The genomic segment CGACCGCCGTGTAGGGATTCTGCCTACGGGAGGGCCCCCTCGCGGCCCCCTCCGGCGCCGCTACCGCGTCGCCACCTCCCCCGTCCCGGGGGAGGTTGTAAAACCCGCCCTCCTTGCGCCGAATGCGCGGACTGCGCCGAAGGAGCCTGCGCAGGCAGGCTTTGCGCCGTTGTTGCCGCGGCTTCAGCCGCCTTTCTACGGCGTCGGCAGCGCGACCAGCACGGCGGTGACCAGCACGACCACGGTGCCCACGGCGAGCTCGGTCCCCGCGGAGCGGCGGAGCCGTGCGTGCGACTTCTCGCCGTCCAGGTCGGGGAGGACGCGGCGCCAGTTGTAGAAGCCGAGCGCGGCCACCACCCCCAGCAGCGCCAGCTTGAGCAGCAGCACCAGCCCGTACGAGGTGCCGAACAGCTCGCCCGGCGCGTTCACGTGGAAGAGCGAGTTGACGATCCCCGTCGCCGCCGCCGCGCCCGCGCCCACCAGCGCCACGGGGCTGAACGCCCGCACCATCGCCGCGAAGGCGGGCACGCCATCATCCCCGGGCGCCGACGCCGCGGCGGGGAGGCCGGCGGCCAGCACGGCGGCGAGCGTCCCCATCCACACCCCGGCGCCCAGCACGTGCAGCGTGTCGCTCGCGATCGCCAGCGCGGTCAGCCGCTCCTCCGAGGCCGCGTGCCCCGAGAGCGCGGGGACGGCCGAGACCAGCACCGCGGCCGCCGCCGCTCCCAGCCACCCCACCGAGCGGCCGTGCGGCGCGCGCGCCACCATCAGCCCCACGAAGAAGGCCACGGTGGCGATCGCCTGGAGTATCCAGGCCCCGCCCCAGGTGGTGCCGGTGAGGAGCGTGTCGAGGTTGGCGCTCTCGAACGCCCCCGCCGCCCCGTTCAGCTGCGCCGACTGGATCCAGAGCCGCAGCGCCAGCGTGAGCGCCGAGAGCGCCGCCGCGCCCGCCGCCAGGTACCAGGCCCCGTACGCCGCGCGGTCCACCACCCGCTCCGGGACCGCGTCGCCGCGCAGCCGCCGCAGCACGAACAGGTAGAACGCCACCGCGCCGATCATCCCCAGGAGCGCCAGGAACCCGCCCCAGCGCACCAGCACCGGCAGCACCCCGGCGGCGGGCGACGACGTCCCCGAGCCCCCCGCCTCCACCGCCTCCGGCGTCCCCGGCAGACCCGCCGTCGCCCCCGCCGCCGCCGCGCCGGTGGACGAGTCCGGCGCGGCCGCCGTGGTGTCGCCCTCGACGGTGAAGGCGAAGTCGCCGCGGATCACGTGGCCGTCCGCGCCCGCCGTCCGCCAGTGCACCACGTACGCGCCGGGCCGCAGGCGGGCGGGGAGCGCGAAGGCGTACTCCGTCCCGTCCGTCCCCGGCACCACGCCCAGGTTCCCGGCCGCCACGGTGTCGGTGCCCAGCATCAGCACCAGGCGGGTGAGGTCGTCCGAGACGGGCCGGGTGAAGCGCAGCCGCACCTCCCGCAGCGAGTCGCCCACGGCGGAGCCGGCGGCGGGCGTGGACGACTGCAGCCTGGTGTGCGCCGCCGCGGGCGTGGCGGCGAGCACCGCGGCGAGGCAGGCCGCCGCGAGGGCGAAGGCGCGGAGCGGGCGGCGCGGGGCCGCTCGCGGACGGTCGGGCGCGTGGGGCATCGGCAAAGTCGAGAGCGCTCCGCCCGGAGCCGGCGGAGCAGGAAGACGCACGGGTCGTGGAGCACCGAACGTTATCCCCCGGCACCCCCCGTGGCAACCGCCGTCCGCCGGGGGCTCGCGCGGACGCCGCGCGCGGTGCATCTTCGGGCCGCGCGGAACCGGCGTTCGAGGGATGGATTACGAAATGGTGAAAGAAGATGCACGGCGTCCGGGCGACCGGCCGCGCCTGTCGGCGGTGGACCGCGTCTACGGCGCGATCGGCGCCCTGGCGGTCCTGCTCGCCCTGTTCTTCCTGGTGCGCGGCGGCGCGGAGGACGGGAAGGCCGCGCCAGCGGACCGGGTGCCGCGCCTGGTGCTGCTCGAGCCCGCCGCCGGCGCCGAGCTGGCGCAGCCGGTCACGGTGACGTTCGACGCCGGCACCGGGCTGGCCGCCGACGGCAGCGACCCCGCGTCGGGCCGCCACGTGCACGTGCGCGCCGGCCCCAGCGAGCTGATGGCGGCCGCGGGCGACGTGCGGCCGCTGGGCGGCACCCGCTACCGGTGGACGCTGCCCCCGCTCCCCCCCGGCACGCACGCGCTCCGCCTCTACTGGTCCGACGCCCACCACCGCCCCCTCGCCGCCGGCGCCTCGGACTCCGTCGTCGTGCGCGTACGGTGACGGTGGAAAAGGCCGGGGCTTCCGCGCGAGCCCCCGGCATTGTCGCGGAGAACGGGTAGTGCTTCAGCGACTCGGTGCTGCCGAGATGGAATTGGTGCGAGACCCGCCGGTGATGCCCCCTCCCCGGCCCTCCCCCGCTGCCCGGGAGAGGGAGCACATACTACAGGGCGAGCTTCCCATCCGGAGGCGACCACTCTCGCACTTTCGCACTTTCGCACTTTCGCACTCACGCACTCCCGCACTCACGCACTCACGCACTTCGCACTATCCGTCCCCAACCGCGCTCCCGCCATTGACATCCGCGCGCCGCGCCGCCTAGAATGGACCTTCCCGCCGGCCGCGCCGACCGGGCGCCGCCCCTGTCACTCGTCCCACTGGAAGTCTTTCAGGATGTTCACCTCACCGTTCCGGCCGCTCACCTTCGGGGAGATCCTCGACGGGGCGTTCACCCTGTACCGGCGCCACTTCCTCACCTTCTTCATCACCGCGCTCATCCCCTACGTCCCCGTGGGGATCGTCTCGGGGTGGTTCAGCGGGAGCGCGGCGCGGATGGGGCCCACCGAGACGCCCAGCCTGGAGATGTTCGGCCTCCTCCTCCTGATGCTGGTCGTCAGCTTCCTGGCGTTCGTGGCCATGTTCGGCGCGCTCACCCGGCAGTCGTCGCAGGCCTACACCGGCCAGGAGGTGTCGCTGGGCGACGGGTACCGGCAGGGGCTGCGCTCGTTCTTCAAGATCCTCCTCTCCGGGTTCGTGGTCGGCCTGCTGTTCTCGGCGGTGATGGGCGTGGTGCTGGTGGTGTTCGGCCTGCTGATGGGGGTGGCGCTGGTGGCGGCGGGCGAGAGCGGCGCGCTCGCCATCGTGGTCACCATCCTGATGATGCTGGGGATGCTGCTGGTGATGCTGGCCATGGGCTCGCTCTGCTTCGCCATCGTCCCGGCGATCGTGGTGGAGCGGCGCGGGCCCTTCGACGCCATCGGGCGCTCCTTCGCGCTGGCGTGGGGGGCGCTGCCGCGGGTGGTGGGGATGGTGCTGGTGAGCTACTTCATCATGATCCTGCCGATCCTGGGTGTCATGATGGCGATGGGGCTCACCAACGGCTTCGCGGCGCTCTTCACCCCGGGGGCGATGAGCCCGGCGGCGGTGGCCGTGCAGCAGCTGCTCGGCACGCTGGGGTACTCGCTGGCCTTCCCCTTCTTCGTCACCACCATGGTGCTCCTGTACTACGACCGCCGGGCGCGCACCGAGGCGCACGACCTGGAGGGGATGGTGCGGGAGCTGGCGCTGGCCCGCTGACGTGCCCCAGGCCGCCCCGCTCCCCGGCGCCGAGCAGGTCCGCCAGGCGCTCGACCACGTCTACCGGCGCCCCGAGTTCGCCCCGCCCGCCCGCTCGCCCGTGGGCGACCTGCTGCGCGCCATCGGCCGGTGGATCGGCAGGGCCATCGACTTCCTCCTCCCCGACTTCGACGCCGGCGCCGCGGGCGGCCGCACCCTCTTCTGGATCCTGGTGGCGCTGATGGCGGCCGTGGGCGTGGCCGTGGTGCTGCACCTGGCCGGCGTCCTCCCCCGCGCCTGGGCGCTGCGGGAGGCGGGGGGAGAACGAGAGGGGGGCCGCCGGGGCGGCCGGGCGAGCCGCGCGGACGAGTGGGAGGAGCGCGCCCGCAAGGCGGCGGCCGCGGGGCGCTGGAGGGAGGCGGCGCTCGCCCTCTACCAGGCGCTCCTGCTGCGGCTGGACGAGCGCGGCGCCGTGCGCTACGACCCCTCCAAGACGCCGGGCGACTACCGCCGCGAGGCGCGCCGCAGCCAGGAGGCGAAGCGGGTGCTCGACG from the Longimicrobium sp. genome contains:
- a CDS encoding CopD family protein, which encodes MPHAPDRPRAAPRRPLRAFALAAACLAAVLAATPAAAHTRLQSSTPAAGSAVGDSLREVRLRFTRPVSDDLTRLVLMLGTDTVAAGNLGVVPGTDGTEYAFALPARLRPGAYVVHWRTAGADGHVIRGDFAFTVEGDTTAAAPDSSTGAAAAGATAGLPGTPEAVEAGGSGTSSPAAGVLPVLVRWGGFLALLGMIGAVAFYLFVLRRLRGDAVPERVVDRAAYGAWYLAAGAAALSALTLALRLWIQSAQLNGAAGAFESANLDTLLTGTTWGGAWILQAIATVAFFVGLMVARAPHGRSVGWLGAAAAAVLVSAVPALSGHAASEERLTALAIASDTLHVLGAGVWMGTLAAVLAAGLPAAASAPGDDGVPAFAAMVRAFSPVALVGAGAAAATGIVNSLFHVNAPGELFGTSYGLVLLLKLALLGVVAALGFYNWRRVLPDLDGEKSHARLRRSAGTELAVGTVVVLVTAVLVALPTP
- a CDS encoding DUF4129 domain-containing protein — translated: MPQAAPLPGAEQVRQALDHVYRRPEFAPPARSPVGDLLRAIGRWIGRAIDFLLPDFDAGAAGGRTLFWILVALMAAVGVAVVLHLAGVLPRAWALREAGGEREGGRRGGRASRADEWEERARKAAAAGRWREAALALYQALLLRLDERGAVRYDPSKTPGDYRREARRSQEAKRVLDGFLRGFEPVAFGARPLGADGYERLKATAGEGGAHG